DNA sequence from the Moorena sp. SIOASIH genome:
TCCCTTTGCTATTAGCTGAATGAGCATCCTAGAGTTAGAGTCTACTCTCAATCGTTATGAAGCTGCCCTGACCGCCCTTGAAAAAACTGACAATAAACCATCTCCTGAAGCCATTCTCCGTGTCCTGATTGCTCGCAATGTTGTTCACGAAAAATTTGCTGATATTACCCACATTTCTAAAGATAAACTGATTAAACTGATTGAGTTAGATAGCAGATTGAAAAAGCAGGCTGGTTTGATTACTCAGACTGTTCAATTAGCTGATTTGCGGACTAGCTTTCATCCCCCAAAAGAGTACTGGTGGTGGTTTCTACAAGCACCTACTCATCGCTTAGACTATTTAGACTGGCTTTGGAATGCACTGACAGTTACCTCTTTAACAGCATCGGTGAGTCTAGTGGTAGATATATCCTCCCGTTTTTTGAGTACTAGTCCGGGTTTTATAGGTTCTTTTGCTGTGATTTCCCAGAGTACATTGACCTTGTTGACAGCTGGGGGAATTTTAACCAAAGCTGGTCGTAGAGGGATTGAAGATATTTTATCACGATTAGGGATTAAAAAATATCTTTGGGAAGAAGTTAAATTGGGACTATCGGGAGTACTTTTACTTTCCTTAATTGGCTTTCGAGGGTCTTTGCCCCTGATTTCGGACTGCTTTAATAAATGGGGTTTCGACAAATATAATAAAGGGGACTGGTCAAGTGCTCAGTCTGATTATGAACGAGCATTGAGTCTTAATCCAGATAATGCAGAAGCTCACTACAATTTGGGTCATCTTTATGAAGCTTTACAGGAGTTGGATAAGGCGCGAACTCAGTATAGGTTAGCGGTACAGGGGGGCTTAGATGCTGCTTATAATGAATTGGGGCGGTTGTATATTCAAGACAAAAAATATTCCCAA
Encoded proteins:
- a CDS encoding tetratricopeptide repeat protein; translation: MSILELESTLNRYEAALTALEKTDNKPSPEAILRVLIARNVVHEKFADITHISKDKLIKLIELDSRLKKQAGLITQTVQLADLRTSFHPPKEYWWWFLQAPTHRLDYLDWLWNALTVTSLTASVSLVVDISSRFLSTSPGFIGSFAVISQSTLTLLTAGGILTKAGRRGIEDILSRLGIKKYLWEEVKLGLSGVLLLSLIGFRGSLPLISDCFNKWGFDKYNKGDWSSAQSDYERALSLNPDNAEAHYNLGHLYEALQELDKARTQYRLAVQGGLDAAYNELGRLYIQDKKYSQAVSLLLTGLDNLEENDLQNKLLKTEDIKTKNETQYALFKNLGWARLKQGRYADAETHLRDAIELDKTFKKTPAAAHCLLAQVIENKPEKDPDNALAEWKVCLRYHTDIGNPDEDIWVGMARERIDAQVGVKDKTSESTK